One Streptomyces sp. NBC_00536 genomic window carries:
- a CDS encoding beta-ketoacyl-[acyl-carrier-protein] synthase family protein — protein sequence MTDDVYDHTTPPDGPGRTRTVVICGVGAVTAQGDGAEALWEGIRTGHTAIGPVRGMSMEGYDTELGGEVSTDRRPAYDYLASFGGQVREPAADFALLAAEEAMDQAGLGSLPADRWGVAFGSCNGGLRSAELLARRAMDGAAPEDDGRHYLLVPPQAIAEALSSAFGLKGPSLSVNTACASGAHAIAHATEAIAAGRADAMLVGGSDAFTETAFAGFTSLQSLSTKPAAPYSRDRDGLSLGEGAGMLVLAEESVARAAGAPILAEVLGYGLSADGYHATAPHPKGEGAARAIRGALTSAGIAPEDVGYINGHGTGTPKNDSAESNAVRAAFGEAAEKTALSSSKSMIGHLLGAAGAVEAIVTVKALVEQIAPPTANFTGVDPKCGLDAVPDPGRSLAMNAALSNNFAFAGANACVAFGWPSGHRFTVPAPPATEKVVITGFAAITSAGDGADALWRAWSEGVPLGVDEDGLSVARADFDPHAHIDRRVARRMDRLGQLAVASCKEALEHAGLTADERVGVVLGTGLGPMRSIEEFLLPVLGGCPSHGSPAVFPNTVFNAAAGQVAMNVGAKGPTSTVTTGHAAGASALTVAHDLLLQHRADAVLCPAVEDLSPGVLDAYRKLPLFAGSGYTLAEAGIALVLERESTARARGAKVLAEFAGHGTASDAQGIGRWDAEGEGVERAMREALAHAGVEPGELAGIWANAAGLERADTPETLATARLGVADAAPVHSPKRILGEPVGAGAQLAALLALTGWDNGLASGPVLINSSSLGGTHISLVLRPATEN from the coding sequence ATGACGGACGACGTGTACGACCACACCACCCCGCCGGACGGCCCGGGCCGCACCCGCACCGTGGTCATCTGCGGCGTCGGCGCTGTGACCGCACAGGGCGACGGCGCCGAGGCGCTGTGGGAGGGCATCCGCACCGGACACACGGCCATCGGCCCGGTCCGCGGCATGTCCATGGAGGGATACGACACCGAACTCGGCGGCGAGGTCTCCACCGACCGCCGCCCCGCCTACGACTACCTGGCCTCCTTCGGCGGGCAGGTCCGCGAACCCGCCGCCGACTTCGCGCTCCTCGCGGCGGAGGAGGCGATGGACCAGGCGGGCCTGGGCTCGCTGCCCGCCGACCGCTGGGGCGTCGCCTTCGGCTCCTGCAACGGCGGTCTGCGCAGCGCCGAACTGCTCGCCCGCAGAGCGATGGACGGCGCCGCCCCCGAGGACGACGGCCGGCACTACCTGCTGGTCCCGCCGCAGGCCATAGCCGAGGCGCTCAGCAGCGCCTTCGGCCTCAAGGGCCCCTCCCTGTCGGTGAACACGGCCTGCGCCTCCGGCGCCCACGCCATCGCCCACGCCACCGAGGCGATCGCCGCGGGCCGCGCCGACGCCATGCTGGTCGGCGGCTCCGACGCCTTCACCGAGACCGCCTTCGCCGGTTTCACCAGCCTCCAGTCCCTGTCCACCAAGCCCGCCGCGCCCTACTCCCGGGACCGCGACGGCCTCTCGCTCGGCGAGGGCGCGGGCATGCTCGTGCTCGCCGAGGAGTCCGTGGCGCGCGCCGCGGGCGCCCCCATCCTGGCCGAGGTGCTCGGCTACGGGCTCTCCGCCGACGGCTACCACGCCACCGCCCCGCACCCCAAGGGCGAGGGCGCCGCGCGCGCGATCCGCGGCGCGCTGACCTCCGCGGGCATCGCCCCGGAGGACGTCGGCTACATCAACGGGCACGGCACCGGCACCCCCAAGAACGACTCCGCCGAGTCCAACGCGGTCCGCGCCGCCTTCGGCGAGGCCGCCGAGAAGACCGCGCTCAGCAGCTCCAAGTCGATGATCGGCCACCTGCTCGGCGCGGCGGGGGCGGTCGAGGCCATCGTCACCGTCAAGGCGCTGGTCGAGCAGATCGCCCCGCCCACCGCCAACTTCACCGGCGTCGACCCCAAGTGCGGCCTGGACGCGGTGCCCGACCCCGGGCGCTCGCTGGCCATGAACGCCGCGCTGTCCAACAACTTCGCCTTCGCCGGAGCCAACGCCTGCGTCGCCTTCGGCTGGCCCTCCGGGCACCGCTTCACCGTCCCGGCCCCGCCCGCCACCGAGAAGGTCGTGATCACCGGCTTCGCCGCGATCACCTCGGCCGGTGACGGCGCCGACGCGCTGTGGCGGGCCTGGAGCGAGGGCGTCCCGCTGGGCGTGGACGAGGACGGACTGAGCGTCGCCCGCGCCGACTTCGACCCGCACGCGCACATCGACCGCCGCGTCGCCCGCCGGATGGACCGGCTCGGCCAGCTCGCCGTGGCCTCCTGCAAGGAGGCCCTGGAGCACGCGGGCCTGACCGCCGACGAGCGCGTCGGCGTGGTGCTGGGCACGGGCCTCGGCCCGATGCGCAGCATCGAGGAGTTCCTGCTCCCGGTGCTCGGCGGCTGCCCCTCGCACGGCAGCCCGGCCGTCTTCCCCAATACCGTCTTCAACGCGGCCGCGGGCCAGGTCGCCATGAACGTCGGCGCCAAGGGCCCCACCTCCACCGTGACCACCGGGCACGCGGCCGGGGCCTCCGCCCTGACCGTGGCCCACGACCTGCTGCTCCAGCACCGCGCCGACGCGGTGCTGTGCCCCGCGGTCGAGGACCTCTCGCCGGGCGTCCTGGACGCCTACCGCAAGCTGCCGCTGTTCGCCGGATCCGGGTACACCCTGGCCGAGGCGGGCATCGCGCTGGTGCTGGAGCGGGAGTCCACGGCCCGGGCCCGCGGCGCGAAGGTGCTGGCCGAGTTCGCCGGACACGGCACCGCCTCGGACGCCCAGGGCATCGGCCGCTGGGACGCCGAGGGCGAGGGCGTGGAACGGGCCATGCGCGAGGCGCTGGCCCACGCCGGGGTGGAGCCGGGCGAACTCGCCGGGATCTGGGCCAACGCGGCCGGACTGGAGCGGGCCGACACCCCCGAGACCCTGGCCACCGCCCGGCTGGGAGTGGCCGACGCGGCGCCCGTGCACAGCCCGAAGCGGATCCTGGGCGAGCCGGTCGGCGCGGGCGCGCAGCTGGCGGCCCTGCTCGCCCTCACCGGCTGGGACAACGGCCTGGCCAGTGGGCCGGTGCTCATCAACAGCTCCTCCCTCGGCGGCACCCACATCAGCCTCGTCCTGCGTCCCGCAACGGAGAACTGA
- a CDS encoding beta-ketoacyl-[acyl-carrier-protein] synthase family protein produces the protein MSDNRRRVMVTGIGLMTGIGQGAAQTWEALLEGRSAIGPLRAYDPAPLKTGIGAEIPDFQPTEWASRRTLRMLCRGDQLALAGATLALRDAGLDGEKDLGHRAGLFLGSNKEMPRMDELIAQLQAVRAEDGTPDLYKLGQDASSVVAPLFFVEGLQPAAGFHISEKYGIRGANAYFAGTADSGAMAIGRAMRTVRRGEADIVVAGGYDDATGWWAMSKMDGLGVLTTRPELGDAAFRPFDRDRSGSVFGEGAALLVLEEREHALARGAHCYAEVTGFGAGNDCVRPPSPQARARGLSRAIGRALTDAGGIFPDGSYIAAHGCATVQGDASETIALHDALGTSAKAAQISSVKPQTGHLVGGAGALNAAVAALTLDSGIIPATRNLDNPAAECDLDYVPLTPRDTRPDSALALARGLEGQAVAVALRRVS, from the coding sequence ATGAGCGACAACAGGCGGCGCGTGATGGTGACCGGCATCGGCCTGATGACCGGGATCGGCCAGGGCGCCGCACAGACCTGGGAGGCCCTGCTGGAGGGCCGCAGCGCCATCGGGCCGCTGCGCGCCTACGATCCGGCCCCGCTGAAGACCGGCATCGGCGCCGAGATCCCCGATTTCCAGCCCACCGAATGGGCCAGCCGCCGCACCCTGCGGATGCTGTGCCGCGGCGACCAGCTCGCCCTCGCGGGCGCCACCCTGGCGCTGCGGGACGCGGGCCTCGACGGCGAGAAGGACCTCGGGCACCGGGCCGGCCTCTTCCTGGGCAGCAACAAGGAAATGCCGCGCATGGACGAACTCATCGCCCAGCTCCAGGCCGTACGCGCCGAGGACGGCACCCCCGACCTGTACAAGCTGGGCCAGGACGCCTCCTCGGTGGTCGCCCCCCTCTTCTTCGTCGAGGGGCTCCAGCCCGCCGCCGGGTTCCACATCTCCGAGAAGTACGGGATCCGCGGCGCCAACGCCTACTTCGCCGGGACCGCCGACTCCGGCGCCATGGCCATCGGCCGCGCGATGCGCACCGTACGCCGCGGCGAGGCCGACATCGTGGTCGCCGGCGGCTACGACGACGCCACCGGCTGGTGGGCGATGTCCAAGATGGACGGCCTCGGCGTCCTGACCACCCGACCCGAACTCGGCGACGCGGCCTTCCGGCCCTTCGACCGGGACCGCTCCGGCTCCGTCTTCGGCGAGGGCGCCGCCCTGCTCGTCCTGGAAGAGCGCGAACACGCGCTGGCCCGGGGCGCCCACTGCTACGCCGAGGTCACCGGCTTCGGCGCGGGCAACGACTGCGTACGACCGCCCAGTCCGCAGGCCCGGGCGCGCGGCCTGTCCCGGGCCATCGGCCGCGCCCTGACCGACGCGGGCGGCATCTTCCCCGACGGCAGCTACATCGCCGCGCACGGCTGCGCCACCGTCCAGGGCGACGCCAGCGAGACCATCGCCCTGCACGACGCGCTCGGTACGTCCGCCAAGGCGGCGCAGATCAGCAGTGTCAAACCGCAGACCGGGCACCTGGTCGGCGGCGCCGGGGCACTGAACGCGGCCGTGGCCGCACTGACCCTGGACTCCGGGATCATCCCCGCGACCCGGAACCTGGACAACCCCGCCGCCGAGTGTGACCTGGACTACGTCCCGCTCACCCCGCGCGACACACGGCCCGACAGCGCACTCGCCCTCGCCCGCGGCCTGGAAGGCCAGGCGGTGGCGGTCGCGCTGAGGCGGGTCTCATGA
- a CDS encoding 3-hydroxyacyl-ACP dehydratase FabZ family protein codes for MTTSLATPVVPGFDRVVELVPGERGVGIRNVPATLPAFDHHFPRHPILPGVLLLESMATLGKAVAGSGTDWRLKGVRGVRFKHFVGPGDQVEITVEVIGRTEDSTDVRATAKVEGRVVAAARVLTLVSAEKPWEGTA; via the coding sequence GTGACCACCTCGCTCGCCACCCCCGTCGTCCCCGGCTTCGACCGCGTGGTGGAACTCGTACCGGGTGAACGGGGCGTCGGCATCCGCAACGTGCCGGCCACCCTGCCCGCCTTCGACCACCACTTCCCCCGCCACCCCATCCTGCCGGGCGTCCTGCTCCTGGAGTCCATGGCCACCCTCGGCAAGGCCGTGGCGGGCAGCGGCACCGACTGGCGCCTGAAGGGCGTGCGCGGGGTCCGCTTCAAGCACTTCGTCGGACCCGGCGACCAGGTCGAGATCACCGTCGAGGTGATCGGCCGCACCGAGGACAGCACCGATGTCAGGGCCACCGCCAAGGTCGAGGGCCGTGTGGTCGCCGCCGCTCGCGTCCTCACCCTCGTGAGCGCCGAGAAGCCCTGGGAGGGCACAGCATGA
- a CDS encoding beta-ketoacyl-[acyl-carrier-protein] synthase family protein translates to MSGTSDYKRVAITGIGAVTPLGNDAGTTWEGLASGRSGIGALTTFDATGFPVRIAAEVKDFDAAKAIPAHVGRKHLSRVGQFGVAAAWEAVRDAGIDQVSEEVYAADERGVAMGASVGRPELQALLDIGHLRATTGQQDAFICQPPAVTLTDDQNVPLAAMARMVGGTGPMMGISTACAGSGHAIGEAFRAIQEGDAKMMVAGGYDSLTTWLDLLGFSLLGALTDRYNDDPTHASRPFAADRSGFVIGEGAVAVILEDLDSARERGATILAEILGYGSTLNAWRITDSPPDGSGAIQAMEGAIAESGLGTGGIDYVVAHGTSTHGNDQSETVAIKKVFGTDAQRIVVSAPKSMSGHLTSASLGLGVLAAVNAMRHSLVSPTVNLDEPDRGLDLDYVPHTARPMPVGAALINAFAFGGSNTALVIGAPREDA, encoded by the coding sequence ATGAGCGGTACGAGCGACTACAAGCGCGTGGCCATCACGGGAATCGGGGCGGTCACCCCCCTCGGCAATGACGCCGGGACCACCTGGGAGGGCCTCGCGAGCGGGCGCAGCGGCATCGGGGCGCTGACCACCTTCGACGCCACCGGCTTCCCGGTGCGCATCGCCGCCGAGGTCAAGGACTTCGACGCGGCCAAGGCCATTCCGGCGCACGTGGGCCGCAAGCACCTCTCGCGGGTCGGCCAGTTCGGCGTCGCCGCCGCCTGGGAGGCGGTCCGCGACGCGGGCATCGACCAGGTCTCCGAAGAGGTGTACGCCGCCGACGAGCGCGGGGTCGCCATGGGCGCCAGCGTCGGCCGCCCCGAACTCCAGGCCCTCCTCGACATCGGGCACCTGCGGGCCACCACCGGTCAGCAGGACGCCTTCATCTGCCAGCCCCCGGCGGTCACCCTGACCGACGACCAGAACGTCCCGCTGGCCGCGATGGCCCGGATGGTCGGCGGCACCGGCCCGATGATGGGCATCTCCACCGCCTGCGCCGGATCCGGGCACGCCATCGGGGAGGCGTTCCGCGCCATCCAGGAGGGCGACGCCAAGATGATGGTCGCGGGCGGCTACGACTCGCTGACCACCTGGCTCGACCTGCTCGGCTTCAGCCTGCTGGGCGCGCTCACCGACCGCTACAACGACGACCCGACGCACGCCTCGCGGCCCTTCGCCGCGGACCGCTCCGGCTTCGTCATCGGCGAGGGCGCCGTCGCCGTGATCCTGGAGGACCTGGACAGCGCCCGCGAGCGCGGCGCCACGATCCTCGCCGAGATCCTCGGCTACGGCTCCACCCTCAACGCCTGGCGGATCACCGACTCCCCGCCGGACGGCTCCGGCGCCATCCAGGCCATGGAGGGCGCCATCGCCGAATCCGGCCTCGGCACCGGCGGGATCGACTACGTCGTCGCGCACGGCACCAGCACCCACGGCAACGACCAGTCCGAGACGGTCGCCATCAAGAAGGTGTTCGGTACGGACGCGCAGCGCATCGTGGTCAGCGCCCCCAAGTCGATGTCCGGGCACCTGACCTCGGCCAGCCTGGGCCTGGGCGTCCTCGCCGCGGTCAACGCGATGCGGCACTCCCTGGTGTCCCCGACGGTCAACCTCGACGAACCCGACCGCGGCCTCGACCTGGACTACGTACCGCACACCGCGCGCCCGATGCCGGTCGGCGCCGCACTCATCAACGCCTTCGCCTTCGGCGGCAGCAACACCGCCCTCGTCATCGGCGCCCCGCGGGAGGACGCGTGA
- a CDS encoding 3-hydroxylacyl-ACP dehydratase: MRFHLIDRIESWTPREHITARKVTSVDEDYWQHTGGGPAMPFGLALEALCQSATWLIMLSTDHTLRAALLAVGDATASRAVRPGEVLRMEARIESMTDEAAILDGTVTVDGETVLDASGILCALIDAERLDDPANTARMARQLQGGGPVG, from the coding sequence ATGCGATTCCATCTGATCGACAGGATCGAATCCTGGACTCCCCGCGAGCACATCACCGCTCGCAAGGTCACCTCCGTCGACGAGGACTACTGGCAGCACACCGGCGGCGGCCCCGCGATGCCCTTCGGGCTCGCCCTGGAGGCCCTGTGCCAGTCGGCCACCTGGCTGATCATGCTCAGCACCGACCACACGCTGCGCGCCGCGCTCCTCGCCGTCGGCGACGCCACCGCGAGCCGCGCGGTACGGCCCGGTGAGGTGCTCCGCATGGAGGCCAGGATCGAATCGATGACCGACGAGGCCGCGATCCTCGACGGCACGGTCACCGTGGACGGCGAGACCGTCCTGGACGCGAGCGGCATCCTGTGCGCGCTCATCGACGCCGAGCGGCTCGACGACCCGGCGAACACGGCGCGCATGGCGCGACAGCTACAGGGCGGAGGGCCGGTGGGATGA
- a CDS encoding SDR family NAD(P)-dependent oxidoreductase yields MKLKDRTALVTGASRGIGRAIALALAEQGAAVAVNYRSRQEEALAVVEEIEAAGGRAVAIGADVSDPQDAARLVAEAVRQLGALDILVNNAGISDDGLIYQSKPDAWWNVMKVNFGGAYHCTHAVSEQFMTAGNATIVNISSAMGETGWIGQSNYSASKGALNSFTRAAAIEFARFGVRVNAVLAGFTPTELVGEVMEKDGGKSIKKQIPLRRFATVEEVAAAAVFLAGPDSGYTTGELLCVDGGFSAQLGIGRP; encoded by the coding sequence ATGAAGCTGAAGGACCGCACCGCCCTGGTCACCGGTGCCTCGCGCGGCATCGGCCGGGCCATCGCCCTGGCCCTGGCCGAACAGGGGGCGGCCGTCGCAGTCAACTACCGCTCGCGCCAGGAGGAAGCCCTGGCGGTCGTCGAGGAGATCGAGGCGGCGGGCGGGCGGGCCGTGGCGATCGGCGCCGACGTCTCCGATCCGCAGGACGCGGCCCGCCTGGTCGCGGAGGCCGTCCGGCAGCTGGGCGCCCTGGACATCCTGGTCAACAACGCGGGCATCAGCGACGACGGGCTGATCTACCAGTCGAAGCCCGACGCCTGGTGGAACGTCATGAAGGTCAACTTCGGCGGGGCCTACCACTGCACCCACGCCGTCAGCGAGCAGTTCATGACGGCGGGCAACGCCACCATCGTCAACATCTCCTCGGCCATGGGCGAGACCGGCTGGATCGGCCAGTCCAACTACTCGGCCTCCAAGGGCGCGCTGAACTCCTTCACCCGCGCCGCCGCCATCGAGTTCGCGCGCTTCGGCGTCCGGGTCAACGCGGTCCTGGCGGGCTTCACCCCGACCGAACTGGTGGGCGAGGTGATGGAGAAGGACGGCGGCAAGTCCATCAAGAAGCAGATCCCGCTGCGCCGCTTCGCCACCGTCGAGGAGGTCGCCGCGGCCGCCGTGTTCCTGGCGGGCCCCGACTCCGGCTACACCACCGGCGAACTGCTCTGCGTCGACGGCGGGTTCTCCGCCCAGCTCGGCATCGGCCGTCCGTAA
- a CDS encoding acyl carrier protein, with product MPETLATTSTDYLSAVQAAIADALGIDEAEAVPEATLLGQLGAESIDLLDILFRVERATKVKITVADIANLLQGGIPDEEFGDENEVVNDTGLTHLEKVLPQFNRSQLSEPLTAEGVLGLFTVQNLTDLLTERAHAAAAAA from the coding sequence GTGCCCGAAACCCTTGCCACCACTTCGACCGACTACCTCTCCGCGGTCCAGGCCGCCATCGCCGACGCGCTCGGCATCGACGAGGCCGAGGCCGTGCCCGAGGCGACCCTGCTCGGTCAGCTGGGCGCCGAGTCGATCGACCTGCTCGACATCCTCTTCCGCGTGGAGCGCGCCACCAAGGTGAAGATCACCGTGGCCGACATCGCCAACCTGCTCCAGGGCGGCATCCCGGACGAGGAGTTCGGCGACGAGAACGAGGTCGTCAACGACACCGGTCTGACCCACCTGGAGAAGGTCCTGCCGCAGTTCAACCGCAGCCAGCTCAGCGAGCCGCTGACGGCCGAGGGCGTGCTGGGCCTGTTCACCGTCCAGAACCTGACCGACCTGCTGACCGAGCGCGCCCACGCGGCGGCCGCCGCCGCGTAG
- the fabD gene encoding ACP S-malonyltransferase: protein MIDNLFTMFPGQGSQRAAMAGHLLREHPRTAGRVLARAEEATGLPLTELCTTAPEEALAPTEIAQPAIVATSLAVYEILRAETGFTPGAVAGHSLGEYTALIAAGVLDADDALRLVRIRGQLMAGVSRTVSGAMTALMGLDPARIEEVCAAAAPLGVVEVANYNEAGQTVISGQSAAVAEAARLALEAGAERAVQLKVSAPFHCSLMSAIEDEFAAALERATFHAPRVPVVSSVTATVVRDGAHARDLLRRQLAGPVRWVGVLETASALGVGGYLEAGPGRVLSGFAGRARPDAPVRSTNDARRITTLLRDLRPEPATAAAA, encoded by the coding sequence ATGATCGACAACCTATTCACGATGTTTCCCGGACAGGGCTCGCAGCGCGCGGCCATGGCGGGGCATCTCCTTCGCGAACACCCCCGCACGGCCGGACGCGTCCTGGCCCGGGCAGAGGAGGCCACGGGCCTGCCGCTGACCGAGCTGTGCACCACGGCTCCCGAAGAGGCGCTGGCCCCGACCGAGATCGCCCAGCCCGCCATCGTCGCCACCAGCCTCGCCGTGTACGAGATCCTGCGCGCCGAGACCGGCTTCACACCGGGTGCGGTGGCCGGGCACAGCCTGGGCGAGTACACGGCGCTGATCGCCGCCGGGGTGCTGGACGCGGACGACGCGCTGCGCCTGGTGCGCATCCGCGGGCAGCTCATGGCCGGGGTCTCGCGGACGGTCTCCGGCGCGATGACCGCGCTGATGGGGCTGGACCCGGCGCGGATCGAGGAGGTCTGCGCGGCGGCCGCCCCGCTCGGGGTGGTCGAGGTCGCCAACTACAACGAGGCGGGCCAGACGGTGATCTCCGGGCAGAGCGCGGCGGTCGCCGAGGCGGCCCGGCTCGCCCTGGAGGCCGGCGCGGAGCGCGCCGTGCAGCTCAAGGTCTCCGCCCCCTTCCACTGTTCCCTGATGAGCGCCATCGAGGACGAGTTCGCCGCGGCGCTGGAGCGGGCCACGTTCCACGCGCCCCGGGTGCCCGTCGTCAGCTCGGTGACCGCCACGGTCGTCCGCGACGGAGCCCACGCCCGTGACCTGCTGCGCCGTCAGCTGGCCGGACCCGTGCGCTGGGTCGGCGTACTGGAGACGGCGTCCGCGCTCGGCGTGGGCGGCTACCTGGAGGCCGGTCCCGGCCGGGTGCTCAGCGGCTTCGCCGGCCGCGCCCGGCCCGACGCGCCCGTCCGCAGCACCAACGACGCGCGCCGCATCACCACCCTGCTGCGCGACCTGAGGCCGGAGCCCGCCACCGCGGCCGCTGCCTGA
- a CDS encoding TetR/AcrR family transcriptional regulator: MARMSAQERRTSVIRAAMLEFARGGYDGTSTADIARRAGVSQPYLFRLFPGKRAIFLAAATRCVADTAALFAGAARGLTGREALRAMSNAYTRVLVKEPDRLRLQMQVYVAVAAAEAAGDAAFGEAVRAEWLKVWEAVEAPLGGADPAGTTTFMAYGMLVNVLVCMGFPAGHPLWSRLPVDAAAGRALPG, translated from the coding sequence ATGGCGAGGATGAGCGCGCAGGAACGGCGTACGAGCGTTATCCGGGCGGCGATGCTCGAATTCGCCCGGGGCGGCTACGACGGCACCTCGACCGCGGACATCGCCCGGCGCGCGGGGGTGTCCCAGCCGTACCTGTTCCGGCTCTTCCCCGGCAAGCGGGCGATCTTCCTGGCGGCGGCGACCCGCTGCGTCGCCGACACGGCGGCCCTGTTCGCCGGGGCCGCGCGGGGGCTGACGGGCCGCGAGGCGCTGCGCGCGATGTCGAACGCCTACACCCGGGTCCTCGTCAAGGAGCCGGACCGGCTCCGGCTCCAGATGCAGGTGTACGTGGCGGTGGCGGCCGCGGAAGCCGCGGGCGACGCCGCCTTCGGCGAGGCGGTGCGGGCGGAGTGGCTGAAGGTGTGGGAGGCGGTCGAGGCCCCGCTCGGCGGGGCCGACCCGGCCGGGACGACCACGTTCATGGCGTACGGAATGCTGGTCAACGTGCTGGTCTGCATGGGCTTCCCGGCGGGCCACCCGCTGTGGTCCCGGCTGCCGGTGGACGCGGCCGCCGGACGCGCGCTGCCCGGGTGA